The Desulfoscipio gibsoniae DSM 7213 genome contains a region encoding:
- a CDS encoding adenine deaminase C-terminal domain-containing protein, whose protein sequence is MNMEEYKDLIQVPLGRVHADKVINNARIINTYTGKVQSGLKVAIKGSRIAYVGTSDSMVGEETEVIDATGMFLAPGYIDPHGHTDFGANPITLVNEILPRGTTAIMTDTKSLTAALGVTGIQALLDMTEQLPLKFFYAVTAANPIFPHLEGEESLSMEEYTRFINHPRVLAVGELVSWVRAIDLDETVLSKLNLARRLNKRIEGHGAGCSPETLNALINVGITSCHESITPEEIQHRINLGIHAMLRHGSIRSDLEALSRVITMDPELDTRWMMLTPDCFSPGDILTHGYMVFLVEEAIRCGVPPVKAIQMATINPAQYLGIDRVVGGIGPSRYADILFLEHPSLPAPVKVMVNGEIVAENGKLIQHSQLNCPRFHPGNWRSGRVPSFKAAVTEHFLVKAVAADGEYEQVPVIKIVNRTITKLDYVKLPVKSGELIINDEDILKISMLHINRDRFATAFMKGYGASIGGLATSTAHDHHTPFVIGNNEDDMALAFNRMMEIGGGLVLVDGGQIKGECPMVIGGIMSNRDMGSLNRELKVIEQYLMERGCKSGPLITLDFLAHTGVPFIRITPSGLYDVRSKEILFS, encoded by the coding sequence ATGAATATGGAAGAGTATAAAGATTTAATTCAAGTGCCCTTGGGCAGAGTTCATGCCGACAAAGTTATTAATAATGCCAGAATAATCAATACTTACACCGGCAAGGTACAGTCCGGGCTCAAGGTGGCTATAAAGGGTAGCCGAATTGCTTATGTCGGCACATCAGATAGTATGGTAGGTGAGGAAACAGAAGTTATTGATGCCACGGGGATGTTTCTGGCACCGGGTTATATTGATCCCCACGGACATACTGATTTTGGCGCTAATCCAATAACTCTGGTAAATGAAATACTTCCCCGGGGTACAACGGCTATAATGACTGATACTAAATCATTAACAGCGGCCCTGGGGGTAACTGGTATTCAGGCTTTGCTGGATATGACCGAACAACTGCCATTGAAATTCTTTTATGCTGTTACTGCAGCCAATCCGATTTTTCCACATCTTGAGGGTGAAGAAAGCCTCTCCATGGAGGAGTATACCAGATTCATCAATCACCCCAGGGTGCTTGCGGTGGGTGAGTTGGTAAGCTGGGTCAGGGCTATCGATCTTGATGAAACGGTATTAAGCAAACTAAATCTGGCTCGCCGTTTGAATAAGCGCATAGAGGGCCATGGAGCAGGTTGTTCGCCTGAAACACTAAATGCTTTGATAAATGTCGGCATAACATCTTGTCATGAGAGCATTACCCCGGAGGAAATACAACACCGGATTAACCTTGGTATACATGCCATGCTTCGACATGGATCTATTCGCAGTGATTTGGAAGCCCTTTCGCGTGTAATTACTATGGACCCGGAGTTGGATACCAGATGGATGATGTTAACTCCGGACTGCTTTAGCCCGGGTGATATTTTAACCCACGGCTATATGGTATTTTTGGTTGAAGAAGCTATCAGGTGCGGTGTACCTCCGGTGAAGGCGATACAAATGGCAACTATAAATCCTGCTCAATACCTGGGGATTGACCGGGTGGTGGGAGGGATTGGACCCTCACGATATGCGGATATACTATTTTTGGAGCACCCGTCATTACCTGCTCCGGTAAAGGTAATGGTCAATGGTGAGATAGTGGCGGAAAACGGTAAATTAATACAACATTCTCAACTAAATTGCCCACGCTTTCATCCTGGGAACTGGCGCTCCGGACGGGTGCCTTCCTTTAAGGCTGCTGTAACCGAGCATTTTTTAGTTAAGGCCGTTGCAGCGGATGGAGAATATGAGCAAGTTCCCGTGATAAAAATTGTAAATCGTACTATCACCAAGTTAGATTATGTGAAACTACCGGTAAAATCCGGCGAACTTATAATTAATGACGAAGATATACTTAAAATTAGTATGTTACACATTAATAGGGATAGGTTTGCCACGGCGTTTATGAAAGGCTACGGTGCTTCTATTGGCGGTTTGGCCACCAGCACTGCCCACGACCACCATACACCATTTGTAATAGGTAATAATGAAGATGATATGGCACTAGCCTTTAACCGGATGATGGAAATAGGTGGTGGACTTGTGCTGGTGGATGGAGGGCAAATTAAAGGAGAATGTCCAATGGTTATAGGAGGAATTATGTCAAACCGGGACATGGGTAGCCTGAATAGAGAATTAAAGGTGATTGAACAGTATCTCATGGAAAGGGGTTGTAAATCCGGTCCTTTGATAACACTGGACTTTTTGGCGCATACAGGAGTGCCTTTTATCAGAATAACCCCTTCCGGACTGTACGATGTGCGCAGTAAGGAGATTTTATTTTCATAA
- a CDS encoding benzoate-CoA ligase family protein, which yields MSPSPIIFAEKFNAAEYFVDQNIKAGRGERVAIYYEDKTITYQEVYENVNRTGNALLTLGIGLEDRVMLLLFDCPEFAYSFFGAMKIGAVPVPTNTMLKPRDYLYLLNDSRAKAIIVSQELLGNIIEIYDELLYLKHIIVVGDDAPEKYFNFSDLLKKSATDLSTAATTADDPAFWLYSSGTTGFPKGAVHLHHDMIYCAEYYAKGILGINENDITFSVAKLFFAYGLGNGLYFSFSVGASTVLVPQRPTPESVLKTVTKYRPTLYFGVPTSYGAILQIENAERDYDLSSIRHCASAGESLPAPIFLKWKEKFGLEILDGIGSTEVLHIFISNRPGAIKPGSTGQVVPGYEAKILDADGNRVPQGEVGTLMVKGDSIAAYYWNKHQKTKETFIGEWINTGDKYYQDEDGYFFYVGRGDDMIKAGGIWVSPVEVENALMAHPAVLECGVVGKPDSDGMYKPLAYVVFKQNVDSNDQLLEELKKFVKSNIAPYKYPRWVVPVEELPKTATGKIQRYKLRQQAIESTVLE from the coding sequence ATGTCACCATCACCAATAATTTTTGCGGAAAAATTTAATGCTGCAGAGTATTTTGTAGACCAAAACATTAAGGCGGGACGTGGTGAAAGAGTAGCTATCTATTATGAAGATAAAACTATTACTTATCAGGAGGTATATGAAAACGTAAATCGTACCGGTAATGCATTATTAACTTTGGGAATAGGATTAGAAGACAGGGTAATGCTGTTGCTTTTTGATTGTCCCGAGTTTGCTTACAGTTTTTTTGGTGCTATGAAAATCGGTGCTGTACCGGTTCCCACCAATACAATGCTTAAACCGAGAGACTACCTTTACTTATTAAACGACAGCCGTGCTAAAGCAATAATTGTCAGCCAGGAACTACTGGGCAACATTATTGAAATATACGATGAGCTTCTATATCTAAAGCACATCATTGTGGTTGGCGATGACGCACCTGAAAAGTATTTTAATTTTTCAGACCTTTTGAAAAAGTCAGCCACGGATTTGTCCACTGCTGCCACAACAGCGGACGACCCTGCCTTTTGGCTTTATAGTTCGGGAACCACCGGTTTTCCAAAGGGTGCCGTGCATTTGCATCACGATATGATTTACTGTGCCGAATATTATGCCAAGGGCATTCTCGGTATCAATGAAAATGATATTACTTTTTCAGTGGCCAAATTATTCTTTGCCTACGGGCTTGGTAACGGCCTGTACTTTTCTTTCAGCGTTGGTGCATCCACAGTATTAGTACCTCAAAGACCGACGCCGGAATCAGTATTGAAAACTGTTACTAAATACCGCCCCACACTTTATTTTGGAGTACCAACATCCTATGGTGCAATACTGCAAATAGAAAATGCAGAACGGGATTATGATTTGAGTTCCATCAGGCATTGTGCATCAGCCGGCGAATCATTACCCGCACCAATATTTTTAAAGTGGAAGGAAAAGTTTGGACTGGAAATATTAGATGGCATAGGTTCCACAGAAGTATTGCATATATTTATAAGCAATAGACCGGGTGCAATTAAACCAGGAAGCACTGGTCAAGTTGTACCGGGTTATGAAGCTAAGATTTTGGATGCCGATGGAAACCGCGTACCGCAAGGTGAAGTCGGTACTTTAATGGTTAAAGGGGATAGCATAGCGGCTTATTACTGGAACAAACACCAGAAAACCAAAGAAACCTTCATCGGTGAATGGATAAATACCGGTGATAAATACTATCAAGATGAAGATGGATATTTCTTCTATGTCGGCCGGGGCGATGATATGATCAAGGCTGGCGGAATATGGGTCTCTCCAGTGGAAGTTGAAAATGCATTAATGGCTCACCCGGCAGTGCTTGAATGCGGTGTGGTGGGCAAACCTGATTCTGATGGAATGTATAAGCCACTTGCTTATGTAGTTTTTAAACAAAATGTAGATTCTAATGATCAGCTTTTAGAAGAGTTAAAGAAATTTGTCAAATCGAATATTGCTCCTTATAAGTACCCGCGTTGGGTTGTACCGGTTGAAGAACTGCCTAAAACAGCAACGGGCAAAATTCAAAGGTATAAGTTAAGGCAGCAGGCCATTGAATCTACTGTGTTGGAATAA
- a CDS encoding 2-hydroxyacid dehydrogenase, translating to MPKIISLMPEIYFKDPGTLSILETFKDDLVFFTNYEPSQIIAAAKDATCLLCPAPYPLITEQIINALPNLKLIQSTGAGYDKIDIQAAARAGIPVSNTPGLNSISVAELVLAVIINLQRGLAYADRQIRKGLYQPVREKLLARGMSEITGSKWGVIGLGQIGSKVAKLGRTLGVEVNYFNRKRKVEIEKELQINYLNLEELLVTSDVVIVCLALTAETQKLIGFNEMKLMKPDSLLINVGRGGIIDETALAEALTLGEVGGAALDTFETEPLPSEHPFLNLPEEIQDRIFLTPHLGGVTTEALNRMLNCALANCVRVIKGEKPLAVVNGVE from the coding sequence TTGCCAAAAATAATAAGCTTAATGCCGGAAATTTATTTTAAAGATCCAGGTACACTGTCAATTTTAGAAACTTTTAAAGATGATCTTGTTTTTTTTACAAACTATGAACCCAGTCAAATTATAGCCGCAGCCAAGGATGCAACCTGTTTGTTATGCCCGGCTCCTTACCCACTTATCACAGAACAAATTATTAATGCCCTGCCCAATTTAAAATTAATCCAATCTACTGGCGCCGGCTATGACAAGATCGATATACAGGCGGCAGCGCGTGCTGGGATTCCTGTAAGCAATACCCCGGGCCTGAACTCAATTTCGGTGGCCGAACTGGTTTTGGCGGTAATAATTAATCTTCAGCGGGGATTAGCTTACGCCGATCGGCAAATAAGAAAAGGTTTATACCAGCCTGTAAGGGAAAAGCTTTTGGCTCGTGGGATGTCGGAAATAACGGGAAGTAAATGGGGAGTAATCGGCTTAGGGCAAATTGGGTCCAAAGTAGCCAAATTAGGAAGAACGCTTGGGGTCGAAGTTAACTATTTCAACCGAAAGCGTAAGGTTGAAATTGAAAAAGAACTGCAAATTAATTATCTCAATCTAGAGGAACTATTGGTAACCAGCGATGTCGTTATCGTTTGTTTGGCTTTGACTGCCGAAACCCAAAAGTTAATTGGATTCAATGAAATGAAGTTAATGAAACCAGATTCCCTTCTAATTAATGTGGGCAGGGGTGGGATAATTGACGAGACTGCCCTGGCTGAAGCCTTAACCCTGGGGGAGGTGGGTGGAGCAGCGCTTGACACTTTTGAAACAGAACCTTTGCCCAGCGAACATCCCTTTTTAAATTTGCCGGAGGAGATACAGGATAGAATATTTCTCACCCCTCATTTAGGCGGGGTTACTACCGAAGCATTAAACCGCATGCTGAATTGTGCTCTAGCCAATTGCGTTCGAGTTATTAAAGGGGAGAAACCGCTAGCGGTGGTGAACGGGGTTGAGTAA
- a CDS encoding class I adenylate-forming enzyme family protein encodes MLTSKWMHVGTVLKMNAYNYPDKLGCQDKYKSYTFKEWNERSCRLANGLKDLGVGRGDRVAIIAYNCVEWMEIYAACAKGGQIAVPIMFRLTPNEYEYIINHSECKALIVDEPFVDGVNSVRGRLTSIPEENYIFLGDGKAPEGFISYEGVISNGSAQEPSVLVDAADTWTIMYTSGTTGKPKGVVRSHESYMAQYLLSNMNMGVRPNDKSMLVMPMCHVNSIYYSFAYTCVSASVMVYNMLSFDSEDLLRTMANYKVTFTSLVPTHYTMILALPDEIKQKYNVDSIRQLLISSAPARKELKLAIMDYFKSAELWEAYGSTEAGLITYLRPEDQMKKLGSIGKEIFGIDRIKLLNEDGQEVPEGEVGELYTRSSNAFNEYWKDPGKTREVFRDAWCTSGDMGRRDQDGYYYLVDRKKNMIITGGENVYPSEVENVVGMHPAVKELAVIGVPDKKWGESIKAVITLHENYLPSDELAKEIIMFCKDKIAGYKRPKSINFINDDELPRTGTGKILHRLLREKFSHD; translated from the coding sequence ATGTTAACCAGCAAGTGGATGCACGTTGGCACCGTGTTAAAGATGAACGCATACAATTATCCGGATAAATTGGGGTGTCAGGATAAGTATAAAAGCTACACCTTTAAAGAATGGAATGAAAGGTCCTGTCGCCTGGCCAATGGCTTAAAGGATCTAGGAGTAGGTCGCGGTGATCGTGTAGCAATAATTGCATACAACTGCGTAGAGTGGATGGAAATTTATGCTGCATGTGCCAAAGGCGGACAAATTGCCGTACCAATTATGTTCCGTCTCACGCCTAATGAATATGAATATATTATTAATCATTCTGAATGTAAAGCATTGATTGTTGATGAACCTTTTGTAGATGGAGTCAATAGCGTACGTGGAAGGCTTACTTCTATTCCGGAAGAAAATTATATTTTTTTAGGCGATGGAAAAGCGCCGGAAGGGTTTATAAGTTATGAAGGTGTTATATCCAATGGAAGTGCTCAAGAACCCAGTGTATTGGTTGACGCGGCGGATACATGGACAATTATGTATACATCGGGCACAACAGGGAAACCCAAAGGTGTGGTTAGATCTCACGAAAGCTATATGGCACAATACTTATTAAGCAATATGAACATGGGGGTCAGGCCAAATGACAAATCCATGTTGGTGATGCCCATGTGCCATGTTAATTCTATATATTATTCATTCGCTTATACTTGTGTTTCCGCCTCCGTAATGGTATATAATATGCTTAGTTTTGATTCTGAAGATCTGCTGAGGACAATGGCTAATTACAAAGTAACTTTTACTTCTTTAGTGCCCACTCATTATACTATGATCCTGGCATTACCGGATGAAATTAAGCAAAAGTATAATGTCGATAGTATCAGGCAGTTGTTGATTTCATCCGCTCCGGCCAGAAAGGAATTAAAGTTGGCCATCATGGACTATTTTAAATCCGCCGAGTTATGGGAAGCATACGGTTCAACAGAAGCTGGGTTAATAACATACTTGCGGCCGGAAGATCAAATGAAAAAATTAGGGTCTATTGGTAAAGAGATTTTTGGTATAGACAGGATTAAATTATTAAATGAAGACGGCCAGGAGGTTCCTGAAGGAGAAGTTGGCGAATTGTATACCAGATCATCAAACGCCTTTAATGAATATTGGAAGGATCCGGGAAAAACCAGGGAAGTATTTCGTGACGCATGGTGCACTTCCGGGGATATGGGGCGAAGGGATCAGGATGGTTATTATTACTTAGTTGATAGAAAGAAAAATATGATCATTACTGGTGGCGAAAACGTCTATCCATCAGAAGTGGAAAATGTGGTGGGCATGCACCCGGCGGTAAAAGAATTAGCTGTTATTGGCGTACCGGATAAGAAATGGGGTGAATCAATTAAAGCTGTAATTACCCTGCACGAAAATTATTTACCAAGTGACGAACTAGCAAAAGAAATAATTATGTTCTGTAAAGATAAAATCGCCGGTTATAAACGGCCAAAATCAATTAACTTCATCAATGATGATGAATTGCCAAGAACCGGGACAGGAAAGATATTGCATAGATTGCTGCGGGAGAAATTTAGCCATGACTAG
- a CDS encoding acyl-CoA dehydratase activase translates to MITAGIDAGNKFTKTIIMKDGKIIARGLVYSGFDLKKSAQDALAQALNEAGLALEDIQFSVATGAGKLDVGSADGTISDVSAAVKGATYFCPGARTIVDVGAEGGKAIKANDRAKVIDFAINDKCAAGAGSFVESMARALEIPVEQFGELSLQSDKAVPMNAQCVVFAETEVVSLIHANVPKMDIAKAVNDAIAGRNVSMVRRVGMTKELVLVGGMARNVGYVRAMEEGLEVKALIPEYPEFVSAVGAAVAAQEKFK, encoded by the coding sequence ATGATAACTGCTGGTATAGATGCAGGCAATAAGTTTACTAAAACGATCATTATGAAGGATGGCAAAATTATAGCCCGTGGACTAGTATACAGCGGCTTTGATTTAAAGAAGTCCGCACAAGATGCTTTAGCTCAAGCTCTAAACGAAGCCGGGTTAGCATTGGAAGATATTCAATTTAGTGTAGCCACCGGTGCGGGTAAATTGGATGTTGGTTCTGCGGACGGGACTATCTCCGATGTTAGTGCGGCTGTCAAAGGAGCGACTTATTTCTGCCCGGGTGCCAGAACAATTGTGGATGTGGGTGCTGAGGGAGGTAAAGCTATAAAAGCTAACGATAGGGCAAAGGTTATTGATTTTGCTATTAACGACAAATGTGCAGCAGGTGCAGGATCATTTGTTGAATCAATGGCCCGGGCACTGGAAATACCCGTAGAACAATTTGGTGAGTTATCATTGCAGTCCGATAAAGCGGTACCAATGAACGCTCAATGTGTTGTTTTTGCAGAAACAGAAGTAGTATCGCTGATTCATGCCAATGTACCCAAAATGGATATAGCCAAAGCAGTAAATGATGCCATTGCCGGCAGAAATGTTTCCATGGTTCGCCGTGTAGGAATGACAAAGGAACTAGTCCTCGTGGGTGGAATGGCGAGAAACGTAGGCTATGTGCGGGCTATGGAAGAAGGCCTTGAAGTTAAAGCGTTAATTCCTGAATACCCTGAATTTGTTTCCGCAGTAGGCGCGGCCGTGGCAGCACAGGAAAAATTTAAATAA
- a CDS encoding sigma-54 interaction domain-containing protein, translating to MVLKNFSLPSQSIFQNITELERVSSELNTVRHLYNQLDTIIETSFDGVMITDVHGRGVRINQALARLTGLDDSYFIGKRIDDLFRKGIFKWESVTIKALQEKRTVTAYQYINPTGKEVLVTGNPVFDHLGKVTGVITNVRDITELNQLKEKLQQTQILNEQYHTELYQLLLEKFHHDTVIVENKEMQKILYLAIKLAQTDSTVLITGESGVGKEIVARVIHNSGDRAKYGKFVQINCCAIPETLLEAELFGYEAGAFTGAKKQGKMGLFELANKGSIMLDEIAEMPLSIQGKLLRVLQEQVLYRLGGTKPIKVDVRVIAAANKDLWECVREGTFREDLYYRINVIPIKVPPLRQRIEDIAPLALHFLKKCKEKHKIEKRLDSEALTELERYSWPGNVREMENIIERLVILYEGDVIQAQQVKEQLLLHDKKTIPPVTINYLLPIKDAHDILDKELLDMAINRYTTSRKAAKALGISHSSVIRKMARYNIKTQKRHNASK from the coding sequence ATGGTTCTGAAAAATTTTTCTCTACCATCCCAATCAATTTTTCAAAATATAACTGAGCTTGAACGGGTGTCCTCCGAATTAAATACCGTTCGGCATCTCTACAACCAACTGGACACTATTATCGAAACCTCTTTTGATGGTGTTATGATTACAGATGTGCATGGCAGAGGTGTTAGAATAAATCAGGCCTTAGCTCGCTTAACCGGTCTTGACGATAGCTATTTTATCGGTAAGCGAATAGATGATTTATTCAGGAAAGGTATTTTTAAATGGGAATCTGTAACCATTAAAGCTTTACAGGAAAAGCGCACAGTTACTGCTTATCAATATATTAACCCAACGGGCAAAGAGGTGCTGGTGACGGGCAATCCTGTGTTCGACCATTTGGGCAAAGTAACGGGCGTAATAACTAATGTTCGGGATATTACTGAATTAAACCAATTAAAGGAAAAATTGCAACAAACTCAAATTTTAAATGAACAGTATCATACTGAACTTTACCAGTTATTGTTAGAAAAGTTTCATCATGACACGGTTATTGTTGAAAACAAGGAAATGCAAAAGATTTTATATTTAGCTATCAAGTTAGCCCAAACAGATAGTACAGTGTTAATTACCGGTGAGTCTGGCGTCGGTAAAGAAATAGTTGCCAGGGTTATACATAATAGTGGTGACAGGGCAAAGTATGGCAAATTTGTACAAATTAACTGCTGCGCCATCCCTGAGACTTTACTGGAAGCAGAGCTTTTCGGCTACGAGGCAGGTGCCTTCACAGGGGCTAAAAAACAAGGGAAAATGGGACTATTTGAACTGGCTAATAAGGGCTCAATTATGTTGGATGAAATAGCCGAAATGCCGTTAAGTATACAAGGTAAGCTGCTGCGCGTACTACAAGAACAAGTGCTTTATCGATTGGGCGGCACCAAGCCCATAAAGGTTGATGTTAGAGTTATTGCCGCTGCTAATAAAGATTTGTGGGAATGTGTACGAGAGGGTACTTTCCGGGAGGATCTTTATTACCGTATTAATGTAATACCCATAAAAGTTCCTCCACTACGCCAACGCATTGAAGACATTGCACCGCTGGCACTGCATTTTCTTAAGAAATGCAAGGAAAAACATAAAATAGAAAAACGGTTGGATTCTGAAGCACTTACGGAATTGGAGAGATACTCCTGGCCCGGTAATGTTCGAGAAATGGAAAACATTATTGAGCGACTGGTTATCCTGTATGAAGGAGATGTTATTCAGGCTCAGCAGGTCAAAGAACAGCTGCTACTGCATGATAAGAAAACAATTCCACCAGTTACCATTAACTATTTACTGCCGATAAAGGATGCACATGATATACTGGATAAAGAGTTACTGGATATGGCTATAAATCGTTACACAACATCACGAAAAGCAGCTAAGGCATTGGGCATTTCACATTCCAGTGTAATCCGTAAAATGGCGCGTTATAATATAAAAACACAAAAAAGGCATAATGCCAGCAAGTAA
- a CDS encoding adenine deaminase C-terminal domain-containing protein, translating to MKNQKLRPLNRQSLYNLICTAKGDVKADLYITDSMVVNVYTGELVKSNVAIKGRHIAYVGDAVNMVGKETRVLNAKGLYLCPGYIEPHAHPFQTYNPVTLAEKVMTLGTTTLICDSLFFFNNMDERQLTHLWQELAELPVKILWGVRLDPQTYSPQRMEQFSMQRIEYLLDQTVARQAGELTDWPSLISGREQMLNNMLTASRLGKRVEGHAPGASLQTLNALTSGGVTACHESITGEEAIQRLRLGMYATLRHSSLRPDLPKLLQDLLNAKVDLRRTMITTDGTTPPTIQHGFTDYILRLAIESGLPPVEAYRMATINPATYYGLDNELGGIAPGKLADILFLEDLTNPTPVKVLTEGTLAAEKGRKLIEFDQPNWQDYNITSISSYHIERTDIIPPAYDGLFPVMQFVSPAITKQRDLKLPVRDGVIDITGESGLIYAALLDHMGNWICSGIAGGFADDLSGMACSNTYSGDIAVLGRNPEEMLRATRRVFDIGGGVVVAEDGQIVFELPLTLGGMMSDQSLDELIAKCQELYSLLAKKGHTHYDLLYTIHFLSATHLPEIRLSPHGIFAVKEKKVLMPTRKIGI from the coding sequence ATGAAAAATCAAAAATTGCGACCTTTAAACAGGCAGAGTTTATATAATTTAATTTGTACTGCAAAGGGTGACGTCAAAGCTGACCTCTATATTACAGATAGTATGGTGGTAAATGTTTACACAGGTGAATTAGTTAAGTCAAATGTGGCAATAAAAGGTCGCCATATAGCATATGTGGGTGATGCAGTCAACATGGTTGGAAAGGAAACCCGGGTGCTGAATGCAAAAGGTTTATATCTTTGTCCCGGATATATTGAACCTCATGCCCATCCTTTTCAAACATATAACCCGGTTACCCTGGCCGAAAAAGTAATGACTTTGGGAACTACTACTTTAATATGCGACAGCCTATTTTTTTTTAATAACATGGATGAAAGGCAGCTGACCCATCTCTGGCAAGAACTAGCTGAACTGCCGGTAAAAATACTTTGGGGGGTTCGCCTGGATCCCCAAACATATTCCCCTCAGCGTATGGAACAATTCTCAATGCAAAGAATTGAGTACCTATTGGACCAAACGGTGGCCAGGCAGGCAGGGGAACTCACTGACTGGCCTTCACTGATTTCCGGCAGGGAACAAATGCTTAATAATATGCTCACGGCAAGCCGGTTAGGCAAACGTGTTGAGGGCCATGCGCCCGGAGCGTCCTTGCAAACTTTAAACGCGCTGACATCCGGAGGGGTAACAGCTTGTCATGAAAGTATTACGGGGGAGGAAGCTATACAACGTTTGCGCCTGGGCATGTACGCTACGTTGCGTCATAGTTCACTCAGACCGGATCTGCCTAAATTACTGCAGGATTTATTAAACGCCAAAGTGGATTTGCGCAGAACCATGATTACCACTGATGGTACAACACCTCCAACCATACAACATGGATTCACCGATTATATACTGCGTTTAGCCATTGAATCCGGCTTGCCCCCGGTGGAAGCTTACCGTATGGCTACTATCAATCCGGCGACATACTACGGATTAGACAATGAACTGGGCGGTATAGCCCCCGGTAAGCTGGCAGACATTCTTTTCCTGGAGGATCTGACCAACCCTACACCTGTAAAAGTGTTAACTGAAGGTACTTTGGCGGCGGAAAAAGGCAGAAAGCTTATAGAATTTGATCAACCTAACTGGCAAGACTATAACATTACTTCGATCTCGAGTTATCATATTGAGAGGACTGATATTATACCCCCTGCTTATGATGGTTTATTTCCAGTAATGCAGTTTGTCAGCCCGGCAATAACCAAACAACGGGATTTAAAACTGCCGGTGCGGGATGGTGTGATAGACATAACCGGTGAATCCGGCTTGATTTATGCCGCCCTGCTGGACCATATGGGGAACTGGATCTGTAGCGGAATAGCTGGCGGATTTGCTGACGACCTGTCCGGAATGGCCTGTTCTAATACCTATTCAGGTGATATTGCGGTGTTGGGGAGAAATCCTGAGGAGATGTTGCGAGCCACCAGGCGTGTGTTTGACATTGGAGGTGGTGTGGTGGTTGCTGAAGATGGGCAAATAGTTTTCGAATTACCCCTGACTCTGGGTGGTATGATGAGCGACCAGTCCCTTGATGAATTAATTGCAAAATGTCAAGAACTGTACTCATTACTGGCTAAAAAAGGCCATACTCATTATGACTTGTTGTATACTATCCATTTTCTTTCTGCCACCCACTTGCCGGAAATTCGTTTATCTCCGCATGGTATTTTTGCCGTGAAAGAAAAAAAAGTGTTAATGCCGACCAGGAAAATAGGTATTTGA
- the bzdQ gene encoding benzoyl-CoA reductase, bzd-type, subunit Q codes for MVFEKKEYWRWKEYNWKNPDTDWRKANIITAGVDVGSVSSQAVIMCDGELYAYSTMRTGSNSPNSALNAINWAMESTGLSLDDIHFKVGTGYGRVNIPFADKAITEIACHARGANYMYGPTVRTILDMGGQDCKAIHCDEKGKVTSFLMNDKCAAGTGRGMEVFADLLNISIEEVGDRSLQVEKEPEPVSSTCVVFAKSEAIALLRSGWSTEKVLAAYCLAMARRVVSLIERNGMELDFAITGGIAKNDGVVSRIEKEMGVKALKPKHDTQIAGALGAALFAKALVEKSGEK; via the coding sequence ATGGTTTTTGAAAAGAAAGAGTATTGGAGATGGAAAGAATATAACTGGAAGAACCCGGATACTGACTGGCGTAAAGCCAATATTATCACTGCCGGCGTTGACGTGGGCTCAGTTAGTTCCCAGGCTGTAATTATGTGCGACGGTGAACTTTACGCATACTCCACTATGCGCACTGGTTCTAATAGCCCCAATAGCGCTTTAAATGCCATAAATTGGGCAATGGAAAGTACCGGCTTAAGCCTGGACGATATTCATTTTAAAGTGGGTACGGGATATGGTCGCGTCAATATCCCTTTCGCTGATAAAGCAATAACGGAAATTGCTTGCCATGCTCGGGGTGCAAATTATATGTACGGACCCACTGTGCGTACCATCCTGGATATGGGAGGACAGGATTGTAAAGCCATTCACTGTGATGAAAAAGGTAAAGTTACTTCCTTTCTGATGAACGACAAATGTGCAGCTGGTACCGGACGTGGTATGGAGGTTTTTGCCGACCTGCTTAATATATCCATTGAAGAAGTTGGTGATAGATCGCTTCAAGTGGAAAAAGAGCCTGAGCCGGTAAGCAGCACCTGCGTGGTATTCGCCAAATCGGAGGCAATTGCCCTATTGCGTTCGGGCTGGTCCACTGAAAAAGTACTGGCCGCATATTGCCTGGCTATGGCTCGCCGCGTTGTATCGCTCATAGAGAGGAACGGTATGGAGCTTGATTTTGCAATAACCGGTGGCATTGCCAAAAACGATGGTGTGGTAAGTAGGATAGAGAAAGAAATGGGTGTTAAAGCCTTAAAGCCCAAACATGATACTCAAATAGCCGGTGCTCTGGGGGCAGCTCTATTTGCCAAGGCACTGGTGGAAAAATCCGGGGAAAAGTGA